The Anaeromyxobacter sp. Fw109-5 genomic interval ATGACCCTCGACGACCCAGGACGCGCCGCGCGCCGCGCCGGCCCCGGCGGTGACGAGCGACCGCTGAGCGCTCCCGCCGCGCCGCCCGCGCTGACCCTCTCCGGCGCCGGGAAGCGCTACGGGCAGCGGGAGGCGCTCCAGCCCCTCTCGCTCGCCATCTGCGCGGGCGAGCGCGTCGCCGTGGTCGGGCCGAGCGGCGCCGGCAAGTCCACCCTCCTCCGGCTCCTCGCCACCTCGCTCGCGCCCTCGTGCGGCTCGGTGGCGGTGCTGGGCCACGACGTCGCGGCGCTCTCGCCGCGCGCCCTGCGGCGCCTCCGCGCCCGCATCGGGACGGTGCACCAGCAGCTCCACCTCGTGCCGCAGGCGAGCGTGATGCAGAACGTGGTCGCGGGCCGGCTCGGGCGCGTGTCGCTCGCGCGGGCGCTCGCCTCGCTCGTCTCGCGCGAAGAGGCGGCGCGCGTCGCCGCCGTGCTCGCCGAGGTCGGGATCGCCGGCCGCCTCCACGACCGCGTGGACCGGCTCTCCGGCGGCGAGCAGCAGCGGGTCGCCATCGCGCGCGCCCTGTACCAGGATCCCGAGATCGCCCTCGCGGACGAGCCCATCGCCTCCGTGGACCCCACCCGCGCCTCCGAGCTCGCGGCGCTCCTCGCGCGCGCCTTCGCGGGGCGCACGCTCGTGGTGACCACGCACCGCCTGGAGCCGCTCCTCCCGGTGGTGACGCGCGTCGTCGGCCTGCGGGACGGCGCGCTCGCGTTCGACAAGCCGACCGCGGCGCTCACGCTCGACGATCTGTCGCGCCTGTACGCCTCGCGCCGCGGGGCGCCGGCGCCCCGCTCACCCACCGCCGCTCCGGCCGCGGCCGCGAGCCCCGCCGCGCCCGCCGGCGTGCTCGCGCTCGGCGCC includes:
- a CDS encoding LysR substrate-binding domain-containing protein: MTLDDPGRAARRAGPGGDERPLSAPAAPPALTLSGAGKRYGQREALQPLSLAICAGERVAVVGPSGAGKSTLLRLLATSLAPSCGSVAVLGHDVAALSPRALRRLRARIGTVHQQLHLVPQASVMQNVVAGRLGRVSLARALASLVSREEAARVAAVLAEVGIAGRLHDRVDRLSGGEQQRVAIARALYQDPEIALADEPIASVDPTRASELAALLARAFAGRTLVVTTHRLEPLLPVVTRVVGLRDGALAFDKPTAALTLDDLSRLYASRRGAPAPRSPTAAPAAAASPAAPAGVLALGASNTPGEFVLPRALRAFVRDHPGVRVSLAVKDSAEVTADLLAGRIEVGFVGARSPHPELHYEDLVEDEIVLVASPALEGISPEPISPADAARLPRVEREAGSGTRVVVEEHLANLGVPLDPAAVALEVGTLAGLKAAVLSGVGVAFTSRLAVREELEHGHLRVLRLEGVRIPRRLFVAWRRGAAPSPAARRFVEVARASLAHAAGRA